The following coding sequences lie in one Mycobacterium gordonae genomic window:
- a CDS encoding crotonase/enoyl-CoA hydratase family protein, with translation MSGPVVYTHDETIGVIRMDDGKVNALGPTMQQALNDALDQADADNVGALVITGNQRVFSGGFDLKILTSGEVQPAIDMLRGGFELSYRLLSYPKPVVIACTGPAIAMGSFLLCSGDHRIAAHAYNIQANEVAIGMVIPWAALEVLKLRLTQSAYQQATGLAKTFFGETALAAGFIDEMALPDRVVARAEEAAHEFAGLNQSAHAATKLRARADTLKAIRAGIDGLEKEFGL, from the coding sequence ATGAGCGGTCCGGTCGTCTATACCCACGACGAAACCATCGGGGTCATCCGAATGGACGACGGCAAGGTCAACGCGTTGGGACCGACCATGCAGCAGGCCCTCAACGACGCACTCGACCAGGCCGACGCCGACAACGTCGGTGCGCTGGTGATCACCGGGAACCAGCGGGTGTTCAGCGGCGGATTCGACTTGAAGATCCTGACCTCGGGCGAGGTGCAGCCCGCGATCGACATGCTGCGCGGCGGGTTCGAGCTGTCCTACCGGCTGCTGTCCTACCCCAAGCCGGTGGTGATCGCCTGTACCGGGCCCGCGATCGCAATGGGTTCGTTCCTGCTGTGCTCGGGTGATCATCGAATTGCGGCCCATGCCTACAACATTCAGGCCAACGAGGTCGCGATCGGCATGGTCATTCCGTGGGCGGCCCTGGAGGTCTTGAAACTCCGGCTGACCCAGTCGGCCTACCAGCAGGCCACCGGCCTGGCCAAGACGTTCTTCGGCGAAACCGCGCTCGCCGCCGGCTTCATCGACGAGATGGCACTACCGGATCGAGTGGTCGCCCGTGCCGAGGAGGCCGCCCACGAATTCGCCGGCCTGAACCAGTCTGCGCACGCAGCGACCAAACTGCGGGCCCGCGCCGACACACTCAAGGCGATCCGCGCCGGAATTGATGGGCTTGAAAAGGAATTCGGTCTGTAA